GTTATTTACCGGGTGTTTTGTTCACAGTATTGGGAGGCAGATCCCAACTGTCTCCTTCCACTGCCCTGTTCGTACCTACCCAACTGAGATCAGGTGCCCATTTACGTCTGGAAGGACAGAGGAAAGTGTCCGCTGTcctttcccaagaacacaaaaataatgtcttgacaaaattGAGGCACTCAACCACTCCTTGGGTAAGACTTTGTTCTGCAGACTAAGACTTAAGCCGAGTTTGTGATTTGAACCCAGCGGTTTTACGAAACTACTGTAAACCTGAGGGGGGGTCCCTGCAGCTAAGGATCATGGTAACTGTGAAAAGGGAGAACTGGTGTTTTGATCTGGGGCACTACTGGCTTGTTTTGAGGATCTTGTCCCTCACTTCATCGAAGTTGAGCTCGTCGCGGTCATTGGCCTGGATCGGGGTGGCCGGACACTTCTTCTTAAGGGCATCGGAGCTCGAGGAATGCAACATCTTGGCCTTGATCTTAATGGTGTCTGGACACCTggtgaaaaagacaaaaaaattgaaaacccGGATACCTTTTTTAAACAATCACGACcgtatagcatgtccagaactcgagatatcaaactcAGACGTTCCACTTTAGTGTCATAGCAATCCCCTAAGGAAccaaaaatgtaatcatttcaaggtctcaacAATCATACCAAGTATAAAGATAATACATCTAGGCATTCTGGAGTTAAACTGTTCATCtaaccacacacaaacacacacacaaacactaccgAAAATATAATCTTCTAGCGAAAGTATCCAGTCCATATTGATTAAAGAGGATGATTTACATGTAGCATCCAGAGGGGGAAAGCACACTCTGTGGCATTCCTTGCGATACACATCTGATATTGTTTGCATTATAATTtcattgcacacccaatttgctaGCGTATTCCGTGCAACTATCCTGGTGGTGAAACAtggtatgtgtgtctgtgtttcgggatttttgtaatcagcataactttaggaacctctgaatggaatgtaattatgatattttgcaTGTGGAAAGGGAATGGGAAGATAAAGTTAAAGATAACTTTTGGGTTCCCTGGTCTctgacattggtactgcagcagaaagttaggggttttgtatcttttgtccgagacatgctatggttttgACATTTGGGGGGCAGACAGCTTTTCATGCAAGGTAGAACTTGTGTAGGTATGCGCCCCTAGCAGCCTTACCTTAACCTTGTTTTCCACGATGATCTTTGTCTCGCAGTTTGACACCCTGAACGTCACGTACTTGTACGTGTGCTTTTGTTTCACCTCATCGAAAGCTGCGACCACTTCATCTGTAACTTTGATGCCAGAAGCCTGCGGGAGTCAAAGTAAACAATATGTTGAAAACTGCCTTTAGGAATACAAATAGAATTTGACCTGGTCAGAATAACATTAACAATTGATAACAACATTCTATGAATGTTAACAATATTCTAGTATATAAAACTATTGTATATTGTCTAGAATATTGTCACCAGATCCGGAATAAAACAGACATCTAATACTGTCCCAACTTTTAACCAGTCATTGTTATTTGTATATGTACTCTTAAAATTTCTTCCAACTACTTAGAAATCAACTAATGACTTACCATAATTCTTCACTTCTTGGTTGGATATCGACTTGGATCGAGGATATGGACCtacagaaatttaaaaaaaaaagatgaaaaaatacGCTGGTAATTTTGACGGTACtatgttgcacatgtacatgtatgcgtgCAAGCTGTTAAACGTACTAGTAGTAAActgtgtttctggatttttCAGGCACATGTTTGCGTGTAAACGTACTAAGAGtaaattgtttgtgtttccgacTTTTTCAGGTAAGTCTGTTGATTGTAACTATTGAAATGTTTCAAGTGACCTTATTTTGACACACATTATGTCCTGACCCGCTAGTATGAGCCTCCACCAGATCGTTGGtcaaacagtagaaattgaacaaTACGCCAGGGGAGTCGGCCAGCCATAGGAGTCAGTATGCACTTAATTTATGTATCGTTGATAGAAATGCCGTTAAATCagaaaatttgcccttcaaattGCAAAACGAACGACGGAGAGttcctaaagctaagggcacaactcgccgtacgtgcaactgcgagCTGTCTACTtgcaaaaacgtgggcaacCTTTTGGGATCCATAAGTGGTATTAAAGTACCGGCTCCGTACGGAATCGTACGGATccggaatccaacggatttgggagcacgcagacgtACAGTAGCACTTAACGTGCATACAGAACATTCTCTGTCTTCGGGCTGCGGATGACACGCAACCGCTCACGGCCAGGCATGGTGTGCAGGCCACATACTTTCACCTTGCGCAACcttgcgagtgacgtgcgttgagacgtacgCACTCCACGCTCTGGCCATTCTTTCGACACGTTTatagaaaaacgtggcggacgtggacTCCCAAGAAAATGTACGAAAAAAataacacgtacggcgggttgtgaccTTAGCTTAACCCATGAGCATATATATGTaattacatttgtcaaaatactgggaaaccttaaggaatatgtacagtctgttatTACACCATGGTCAAACATGGAGTAGTCTAACAATAAGTGgggttcatgccaaaatatcaatagtaaatttgtacactcaatctacattggctgtctACTATTGTATAGTATACAGTCTATGTGTGTCTTACATTCGACCAGTCCTGGAGTATTTAGCCCCCGTCTGGCATTCCGGGCACTTAGTGACAGGATCGAGAATGTCCAGTTGAAAGCCGTGGCCATTATACTGGACAGAACTGCACGTTTATTGTAAAACAATAGAAAATGTGCCATATTTAAGTTCATATTTGTTCAGACAAGCACCTAATTCACTTTATTTCAAATATACCAACAAGCGATGACATATCAACACATCCACATCCGATGTTAGACACTTGCGACATGGTTCGTCCTGTGTTTTGAATAATTCAgtaaccttgaaccttgaacgtgaaTTCAGTAAATAATATATCTAACATCACACGTCAGGGGAAAACTGTTAATGCTTCAACTCAATAGGAGTATAACTATGTATGCAGGTATCTATTGGAGTAGGCATGTCCACCCACTTTACCGATAAAAATCGTTTTTCTTGCTAGACCGGTCCAAAaaatcggacctgaaaaaaatcaggggaccggatgttggaccgattcgaaaattaaCAGGTTACTAAAGTATATCGGCAAgcgcgttcacgtgttttggagCTTTGCAGTAACAACCACCACTTAATTATTTACATACTAGCGATCACgacgttttttttaatcctgTACGTCTGTCTTGGGTAATTTTTATTCGAAGTCTGAAACTAAAAGCTGCTCTtgcttgacttacttgacttatgtcTGGTTCCCCACTTACCCCAAATCACTGTGCTGCCCAGAAGTCCCTGTTCAGCGTTGTCTTTCCCATGGTGTCTGGCTCCCGGGCCAGTCCTGCATCCATTCTTGCAGTTCTAAGCAAGGCGCTAGGATAGAAAACTCTTTTACTTTTGCACCAGGAGCAAAATCTACCACTATGCATATGAGCGGGTCAGTGCACTTTGGACTCCGCCCTGGATAAACAAACCCGCTACGGAATTAAACCTTTACCATATATGGAGTCATCAGGAGCCAGGTAAGGGCAGGTGCATACAGTACGTAGACCTGGCTTGCTGAAtagaccgatcctgactgtTCATCACAATTAGCAACAtgaccaatgatagcatgacaATTAACAGCTCGGTCAATCACAGAGTGGGAGCACGTCCGTAAGATATTGAAGCATTtctatgttttcattttgcattacTACGATTTGACGAAGGTGGGCTGGGACTGACTTTTGACATTCacatatttcagaaaaaattgcgattttgtggcgtcgtgtgtgccGTACAATTTGTAGGCTCAGAACCTAGAAGTCCCGGGTTCGATACTCGTCATGTCCCctgtgttgtgcccttggggaaggcacttcacacgactttccctgGCAGTGGAGTACCGCCCACCACGCCCCTTCGGCTACTGTGTCAATAGTGTATCAAAACACacggatttggtgcgccaaTGTCCACATGTGTGTGCAAGCATTCGCCACCAACAACCGTATTTTTTCAACACGATTTTCCCCAAACCAGCAACCCAGTTCTTGACTTAAAATCTTTAAGTTACTGGCATTAGAGCCTGAAGGATGCTTcgaattacaaaaaaaaaaaaataattctcGTCTACAAATACAGACATGCACTCCATTGTAGTACATAAAGAAAGATAACTCACTTTGTTAGACAGTACTGCACTGGCAGGTACCCCTCTGCAAAATGGAAGTCACCGAAGAACACGACCTGATGATCTGGAACTACTGACCAAAATCTACAGATTTTCCTCTTTTATATATCCAGTAGGACATTAAATCATCCCATTTTGCATGAGTCGCTTTCTTTAACAAACAGCCTCGTTAGACGACGCTGTCTTTGGGGTTTCTTATCCTATAGGCTCCGTATATGGGTATAGCCATGGTCCTTGGTTCCATATATGGTCACAACCATACGTAGTGCTTCAGAGACCCAAGCGAAGATCTGACGTAGATAGTGTATCTCTGACAAATAGTACACGATATGGAACAACAAATGATGTAATGTGTTTGGATTAGTTCTACGCTCGGCGTATGACGATGTAAGGGGTTGTATTTGTCATTCCTTATTTGGGAAAGTGACGTAAGGCCAGCGGCCCGATGAATTTTGcagaagagggggggggggggcaggttTGAGCCTCAGGCATCAAACCACTTATTGGGAAAACTGACAGTTACTCGGTGTGCTTGGAGACAAAAGTGAGCAGTGCGTATCGAAGCATGGTACATTTTTGCCTGTTTCCAAACGCACTCTTAAATCCTACCTTTCTGTCATTGGCTGTGCCTGTTGCTCCAAGTGGAAATTTTTCTACAATTGCGAACTAGGGACAAAAACTGCTAACCGCATGGATGTCGTCCATATAGTTATTAAGTAAGTATAGTCTTAGTACTGTCAAGCTGTTTAAGTTCGAGATAGGGAAAAATGAAGTGCCCACGGTGGTTTCAATTAAAAGTAAGGTTGcggttgaattatttttggttgGATAACTTTGGACCATATTGGGTGGTTCTGTCACAGTATCTTATGTATTTAGTAAATTATAATGCTTACAATAATATCCCTCAGAAAACAGCACGCTTTCAGTGGGGAAGTTAAATTTCATTAGCCTACCTATGGCAAATTTGATCAGCATTATATTTTGTTTAAAACGTGTAGTACGGCCTGATTAGAGCTTAGGACTCGAATGGCGGATAGGTCCTAGATCCTAACGCATGACCATATATGGGTATGAGCGGGTCCGTGCTCTTTGGACTCCTCCCTGAATAAATAAACCCCCTGCGGAAGGATACCTTCACCATATATGGACTCATCAGGAGCCAGGTAAGTGCAGATGCATACAGTATTTGAATACTACGGCTGAATAGACCGACCCATGACTGTTCTTTATAATTAGCAGCTAGACCCTAATGATAGCACAGCAATTAACTGTTTGCCAATCACAGAATGTGAAACAGAATTCAAATATCCATTGACGACCTGGGCCCAGTCTACGTGTGCCTTACATACGACCAGTCCTGGAGTATTTAGCCCCCGTCTGGCATTCCGGGCACTTAGTGACAGGATCGAGAATGTCCAGTTGAAAGCCGTGGCCATTATACTGGACAGAACTGCACGTTTATTGTAAAACAATAGAAAATGTGCCAAATTTAAGTTCATATTTGTTCAGACAAGCACCTAATTCACTTTATTTCAAATATACCAACAAGCGATGACATATCAATACATCCACATCCGATGTTAGACACTTGCGACATGGTTCGTCCTGTGTTTTGAATAATTCAgtaaccttgaaccttgaacgtgaaTTCAGTAAATAATATATCTAACATCACACGTCAGGGGAAAATCTGTTAATGCTTCAACTCAATAGGAGTATAAgtaatagttaccccatgggcggggcgagttttctgtgtatatcacaaGGCCCGCCCACCGAGGGGTTTCTAGTCTCCTCGGGTCACATGCGTACATCACTCCTAGTTTTCAGGCAGATATCACCcctgttttcttgatatcaccacagttttcCCCTCATTTTCATtaaatagcagcacactttttttcatagcaccatactatgtggatatatcaacagaaaatgggggcttctcattggctgaggggaagtagccatgggctaacTATGTATGCAGGTATCTATTGGAGTAGGCATGTCCACCTACCACCAGTCCACCTTACCGATGAAAATCGTTTTTCTTGCTAGACCGGTCCAAAaaatcggacctgaaaaaaatcagtggaccggatgttggacccattcgaaaatgaacagattactaAAGTATATCGGCAAGCGCGTTCACGTGATTTGGAGCTTCGCAGTAACAACCACCACTTAGTTACCTACATACTAGCGATCATGACGTTTTCTTTTAATCCTGTACGTCTGTCTTGGGTAATTTTTATTCGAAGTCTGAAAATAAAAGCTGCTCTtgcttgacttacttgacttatgtcTGGTTCCCCACTTACCCCAAATCACTGTGCTGCCCAGAAGTCCCTGTTCAGCGTTGCCTTTCCCATGGTGTCTGGCTCCCGGGCCAGTCCTGCATCCATTCTTGCAGTTCTAAACAAGGCGCTAGGATAGAAAACTCTTTTACTTTTGCACCAGGAGCAAAATCTACCACTCAAGTAACTCGACGCTGGCATGTTCAAAACGCGAGATGTCAAAAACAGGAAGCTCCGCTGTAGCATCGAAACAAGTCGCTAATAAGCGTTATAGAATCAAATCATTTCAGGGCGCATCAGGAACCTGACAGACacgaaatatcaatacaacccATCGTGACATTATTGAGTTATTCTGTCTATCcacaaacatgcatacatacatgaacACAAAGTCTTTTATGCAATACATTATATGGCTGCATGAGGGCTACAAGCGGTTTTATTCGCAAAGACAGCCCTGGGAAAGAGAACGCACTTTTCTGCGCGAAGCATGCTGGGAGGGTGGTGGTATCCTGGGGTCGTGACTTGTTCGTTTAACTCTCTTCCCGTGCATAACTCCCCTCAGCAAATTCTTAACACCCACACAGCACCGCCAAATAAGGTACATATTAAGGTTCCCTTTGATATAGCGTATAACATTTTACCCCCTAAATAGTGAACTTGCGTCTTGCTTTTAAATAGTCCCGGTAACTAGAGAAAATACTAGCTAACGGTAAGTGACGTTGTACAGAAACGTACACAGGGGCACGCTCGCACAACTTACGATTTGCTAAGGTAAAtaagacaaacacaaaacaagcaaaataaaatgacaGCTGTGGATTCCAAATAGTTTTATTTGTGGATTGATTAAGCCCacaatctaaacctatggcttctttGCGGCGCTGGGTATACGTAAGTGCTTGAGAGAAAAGAAGTATTTTCATATACAGTATTATACAAGAAAAAGGACTCTCTTGACACAACCGcattcacaccgacgtttcggtgaccgtaccgttttggtgactgtctgtgACCTTTTAAGTGACatttctgattggttcacattgtactgcagcactagtGCGCTAGGGGTCGCTGCGTCCAGATACATATGCTGTCACATACGTAAAGGATTAACATATGTATAGACAAAGATGTAAACTTTACCATTGCCGTCCCAAACGCTACTAGTACATATAACAGTTGACAGTTAACAGTAATAGCGATGGATATTTCAATCTACAGTTGACAATTAACAGTAATAGCGATGGATattttcatctacatgtacttgtaaagaTCTGTGTTCATTgttgcttcgctcactcggaaGCTTTACTCGCTGATTTTAGTCGGTTAACCTCAGGACGGGTCATTGACTCTAACTTAGCATCTCCTAAGATCTTTTGTTCGCCGTGAAAACAGCAACAACGACAAATAATAGTAAACAGTACGATATATACACGTGATGCATGCTGAATCAATAAGCCTTGATCCGACATTTTAATAACCATTCATTTTAAATTCTTTATCAGAAAAGTACATTGAAGTACATTCTACTGTTATTGATCTAAAATGATGACTCATGCACATATTATATCAGCACGAACATTAGAAAGTAAGAATAAAAGTAAGAATATTAGAAAATCAAACAAGATAAAGAAATCTTGAATTTCAAAGCAAAATATCTTACAATCCGTAGTAGAGGAAACAAGCCTTAGGTATGATCCACGAAAAAGTGTCTATTTGTAGCATCGTTAGAACAATTGGGTGTCTAAATCATGTCGTAAAATTCTTGACagtcagtatatatatatatatatatatatatatatatatatatatatatatatatatatatatttatatataataagaaaaaaattaaaggaatGGTTGTTTAAAAGGTCTTTCATAATTGGAAAGAATGTTTTTCCAAACCTTTATTTCACCTCCTTATCAATTTCAAGGTTTTCGGATAAAGTCATATATAATTGAATCAAGACGACCTTAAAGGAACATCTGGTGAATAGGGGGTACCGATAGCCATCACACTCTTTTTCTTGTAGTCGACAATGTCAGGACAATCACAGTGGGAAGTCGAGCCACTGAACCAGTTTCCATAGGAGGAGCATGAGTGTCTACCGTCAGGATCACATTCAGTAACGCGTCGTCTCGTCACTTTCTTTTAGGAGCTATTGGATGAAAAGTTTATTCAGTCAAcatttgaaatatgaaaaagCTTTGCAAGCAATTATTGCATTGGGTGTCTGAATTGAGATGTTTATTTCATCGCGATCACAAGACCGTGtgttccgtatcacccgaggcaCAACCCCGACCACGGGTAGAGTTATCTGATGACTCTACCCACGGCGGGTTCTCCTGAAAAACAGTGCTTTTTGTCCTGAGAGTGTACACCTGGCTAAAtacataaatgaaatgaaatgactgATGGCTGGGCCATCGGGATGATGTAGAATACACAGTGTCGTACTTTAAAAATGTCAAACCCTATTGAATATACGtacatttcaatttgaaatgtgCCAGAGTTGTAGAAAACATATTCATCTCgaacaaaacattgcaacatTCATTACAACGTCCGATGAAGATATGGGATAATTCAATTCAACAGCAGTGCAATTAGCATACTGCGCTTGGCGCGTTCGGTTAATTGAATTGAAGCTAATAATATGAACTTGTCCGGGGCATTAAGGTTTGCTAGAAAATTATTATAACGGGTTTGAACGTGACATTTTAACGATAGTATGTATATTATATTCATCCATTCTGGTGGTATAAGAGTTATAATAAATGATTTACAACAAATGGATGTAAGGATGA
The window above is part of the Branchiostoma floridae strain S238N-H82 chromosome 14, Bfl_VNyyK, whole genome shotgun sequence genome. Proteins encoded here:
- the LOC118430205 gene encoding cofilin-like, producing the protein MASGIKVTDEVVAAFDEVKQKHTYKYVTFRVSNCETKIIVENKVKVRLLGAHTYTSSTLHEKLSAPQICTEYASKLGIRVFNFFVFFTRCPDTIKIKAKMLHSSSSDALKKKCPATPIQANDRDELNFDEVRDKILKTSQ